Proteins from a genomic interval of Tachyglossus aculeatus isolate mTacAcu1 chromosome 8, mTacAcu1.pri, whole genome shotgun sequence:
- the TUBGCP4 gene encoding gamma-tubulin complex component 4, producing MIHELLLALSGYPGAIFTWNKRTGLQVSQDLPFLHPSETSVLNRLCRLGTDYIRFTEFIEQYTGHVQQQDHHPSQQGQGGLHGIYLRAFCTGLDSALQPYRQALLDLEQEFLADPHLTISHVNYSLDQFQLLFPSLMVVVEQIKSQKIHGCQLLETVHKYSCGGLPPVRSALERILAVCHGVMYKQLSAWMLHGLLLDQHEEFFIKQGPSAGGAAAAAAATQPEEEDDDLGLGGLTGKQLRELQDLRLIEEENMLAPSLKQFSLRVEMLPSYIPVRAAEKILFVGESVQMFENQNVTLARKGSILKNQEDTFAAELHRLKQQPLFSLVDFELVVDWIRSTVAEHLWKLMVEDAGLLSQLKIIKDFYLLGRGELFQAFIDTAQHMLKTPPTAVTEHDVNVAFQQSAHRVLLDDDNLLPRLHLTVDCHGKEPKDPAQAREGPSRDSSPREAPAAGWAALGLSYKVQWPLHILFTPAVLEKYNVVFRYLLSVRRVQAELQRCWALQMQRKHLKSNRTDAIKWRLRDHMAFLVDNLQYYLQVDVLESQFSQLLQQINSTRDFESIRLAHDHFLSNLLAQSFILLKPVFHCLNEILDQCHSFCSLVSQDLGPLDERGAAQLSVLVKGFSRQSSLLFKILSSVRNHQINSDLAQLLLRLDYNKYYTQAGGTLGSFGV from the exons GTGTCACAGGAcctgcccttcctccaccccagtgAGACCAGCGTCTTGAACCGTCTCTGCCGCTTGGGTACAGACTACATCCGCTTCACAGAATTCATCGAGCAGTACACGGGCCATGTGCAGCAGCAG GaccaccacccttcccagcagGGCCAGGGGGGCCTGCATGGCATCTATCTGCGAGCCTTCTGCACTGGCCTGGACTCAGCGTTGCAGCCCTACCGCCAGGCACTGCTCGACCTGGAACAGGAG TTCCTGGCTGACCCACACCTCACCATATCCCACGTCAACTACTCCCTGGACCAG TttcagctcctcttcccctccttgatGGTTGTCGTGGAGCAGATCAAGAGTCAGAAG ATTCACGGCTGCCAGCTGCTGGAGACGGTACACAAGTACAGCTGTGGTGGCCTGCCCCCCGTGCGCAGCGCCCTGGAACG GATCCTGGCAGTGTGCCATGGGGTCATGTACAAGCAGCTGTCCGCCTGGATGCTGCACGGGCTCCTGCTGGACCAGCACGAGGAGTTCTTCATCAAGCAGGGCCCGTCCGCGGGTggggccgccgctgccgccgccgccactcaaccagaggaggaagatgatgaccTTGGCCTTGGGGGACTCACGGGGAAGCAGTTGCGAGAGCTGCAAGacctg CGGCTCATTGAGGAGGAGAACATGCTGGCGCCGTCCCTGAAGCAGTTCTCGCTGCGGGTGGAGATGCTGCCCTCTTACATCCCCGTGCGGGCGGCCGAGAAGATCCTGTTCGTCGGAGAGTCTGTCCAGATGTTCGAGAACCAAAATGTGACCCTGGCCAGGAAGG GCTCCATTTTGAAGAACCAGGAGGACACGTTTGCGGCAGAGTTGCACCGCCTCAAGCAGCAGCCGCTCTTCAGCCTGGTGGACTTTGAGTTGGTGGTGGACTGGATCCGGAGCACCGTGGCTGAG cacctgtggaAGCTGATGGTGGAGGATGCCGGTTTACTGAGCCAGCTGAAG ATCATCAAGGATTTTTACCTGTTGGGGCGAGGGGAGCTGTTCCAGGCCTTCATCGACACGGCCCAGCACATGCTGAAGACCCCGCCCACGGCAGTCACCGAGCACG ATGTGAATGTGGCCTTCCAGCAGTCGGCCCACAGGGTGCTGCTGGACGATGACAACCTCCTCCCCCGGCTCCACCTGACCGTTGACTGTCACGGGAAGGAGCCCAAAG acccagcccaggcccgggagggtCCGTCCCGCGATAGCTCTCCACGTGAGGCACCTGCGGCCGGCTGGGCGGCCCTGGGCCTGTCCTACAAGGTGCAGTGGCCCCTGCACATCCTGTTCACCCCGGCCGTCCTGGAGAA ATACAACGTGGTGTTCAGGTACCTGCTGAGCGTGCGCCGGGTGCAGGCCGAGCTGCAGCGCTGCTGGGCCCTCCAGATGCAGCGCAAGCACCTCAAGTCCAACCGCACCGATGCTATCAAGTGGCGCCTGAGGGATCACATGGCCTTCCTGGTGGACAATCTGCAGTACTACCTGCAG GTGGACGTGCTGGAGTCCCAGTTCTCTCAGCTGCTGCAGCAGATCAATTCCACCCGTGACTTCGAGAGCATCCGATTGGCTCATGACCACTTCCTGAGCAACCTCCTGGCGCAGTCCTTCATCCTTCTGAAACCG GTGTTCCACTGCCTGAATGAAATCCTGGACCAGTGTCACAGCTTCTGCTCCCTGGTCAGCCAAGACCTGGGGCCTCTGGACGAGCGGGGGGCCGCCCAGCTTAGCGTCCTAGTCAAG GGCTTCAGCcgccagtcctccctcctcttcaagaTCCTGTCCAGCGTGCGCAACCACCAGATCAACTCTGACCTGGCCCAGCTGCTGCTGCGGCTTGACTACAACAAGTACTACACCCAGGCGGGTGGCACACTGGGCAG CTTTGGAGTGTGA